From the Streptomyces sp. NBC_00390 genome, the window GCCGCGACGAGGAAGACCCCGGCCGCCCACACGAACGGGCCGGCCGCTGCCGGAATGCCGAGCCCGGACACGCTGCGACCCGCGGGCGCCGCGATGTTGGGGCCGAGGACCGCCCCGATCGTGGTCGCCCAGACGACGGTGGAGATGGCCCGGCCGCGACGCTCCGGCTCGGCCAGGTCGGCGGCCGCGAAACGGGCCTGCAGATTCGCCGACGACGCCGCGCCGAACCCGGCCATGCCCACCAGCAGAAGAGGGAAGCTGCCGGCGACCGCGCCCGTCACGACCACGCCCGCGCCCACCGCCCCGATCAGATACGCCAGGACCAGCCCGGGCCGCCTGCCGCGCGCCGCCATCAGAGCGGCCAGCGGCATCGAGAGCAGCGCGGTGCCGGCCACGGTCGCGGTCGGGGCCAGACCGGACAGCGCCTCCGTGCCGCTGACCTCCTGTGCCAGCACCGAGGCCAGCGCGATCCCCGTCGCGACACCGAGTCCGCCGAGGATCTGGCTCGCGATCAGTACGGCGTTGATCCTGCGCCGCAGCGCGGGCAGCCCTGCGGCGGGCACCGCGATGCCGCCGGGTATGTCAGGTGCGTCAGGGCTTACGGTCACCGGCGCAGTGTGCCAGCCCGCACCTCCGCACGAAACAGCGGCGGGCGCCGCACCGGAACTCGGACCGACGCCGGAACAACGTCAGAACAGCGGCTCGGGCAGCACACCCTCCAGTGCCAGCAGCTTCCGCTTGGTCTCCGGACCGCCGCCGAACCCGCCGAGCCCCCCGTCCGTCTCCACCACCCGGTGGCAGGGCACCACGACCGGCAGCGGATTGGATCCCATCGCCGCGCCCACTGCCTGGGCCGCACCCGGCTGGCCCACCCGGGCCGCCAGGTCGCCGTATCCGACCACCGTCCCGTACGGGACACCGGCCAGCAGCTCGCACAGCACCCGGCGGTTGAAGCCGCCGGACAGCGACCAGTCCAGTGCCAGGTCGAACGTCCGCAGCCCGCCGGCGAAGTACGCCTCCAGCTGGCGTATCGGCTCGGCGAGCCGCCCTGCCGGGTCCTCGACGCCCGCCGCGCCGAGTCGTCCCGTCAGCCGCTCGAGCGCCCTGTCCCGCACCGCCGCGTCGGCGTGGAAGACCACGCTCACCAGCCCCTC encodes:
- a CDS encoding methylated-DNA--[protein]-cysteine S-methyltransferase, whose amino-acid sequence is MNSFEWTTVGTGIGPLLLAATDEGLVSVVFHADAAVRDRALERLTGRLGAAGVEDPAGRLAEPIRQLEAYFAGGLRTFDLALDWSLSGGFNRRVLCELLAGVPYGTVVGYGDLAARVGQPGAAQAVGAAMGSNPLPVVVPCHRVVETDGGLGGFGGGPETKRKLLALEGVLPEPLF